From the genome of Metarhizium brunneum chromosome 4, complete sequence, one region includes:
- the STL1_4 gene encoding Sugar transporter STL1, producing the protein MGKLGQFVAEHNVAHKLYKQTLLNTVCVVAGISIFFFGYDQGLMGGVNTTRNYAELMGFGHWDEQQQLVVVDKPLLQGGIVAVYYLPGTLAGCLLGGWLGDKYGRITTIGLACLWCVFAAALQSAAQNANWMFCARVLNGIGTGILNAITPVWATETAAHTSRGQFVAFEFTLNIFGVVVAYWLEFGTSKYKDPNSSFIWRFPVAFQIVPLILLFIIIWFMPESPRWLVKVGREDEARFILQRLRGSEGEEGEQAEAELQDIINIRNLEEETSNQQGYLHMLFGIGSGKLHTGRRVQLVIWLQILQEWIGIAGITIYGPQIFTIAGISASDRLWVSGVNNITYMFATLICVFTLDRIGRRWTLYWGSVGQGICMFVAGGLARATINADDSNRAQIGGAATFFVFLYTAIFGATWLTVPWLYPAEIFPLQVRAKGNAWGVVGWSIGNGWCVLLLPTIFDKLNEKTLYIFGGVNVLTIFVVWALYPESNQRTLEEMDLVFASDSIWTWEAEKNFARLKAENPQLVQAAKSGHGVVDPEKGAESRKASLVPGRRASFVPRDDGADGSKGMSNDNDKSSVSHV; encoded by the exons ATGGGGAAGCTTGGCCAGTTTGTGGCAGAGCACAATGTTGCTCATAAATTGTATAAGCAGACGCTTCTTAACACCGTCTGCGTAGTGGCGGGTATCTCTATCTTCTTTTTCGGCTATGATCAAGGTCTCATGGGTGGTGTGAACACGACACGAAACTACGCAGAATTGATGGGATTCGGTCATTGGGACGAACAACAACAATTGGTCGTTGTTGATAAACCCCTGTTGCAAGGCGGCATT GTTGCTGTCTATTATCTTCCTGGTACTTTGGCAGGCTGCCTTCTGGGCGGTTGGTTAGGTGATAAATATGGCCGTATTACAACCATTGGCCTTGCCTGCCTGTGGTGTGTCTTTGCAGCGGCTCTACAATCAGCGGCGCAGAATGCAAACTGGATGTTTTGCG CCCGAGTCTTGAACGGCATCGGAACCGGTATCCTAAACGCCATTACACCAGTTTGGGCTACCGAGACGGCTGCTCACACCTCTCGCGGACAATTTGTTGCCTTTGAGTTTACACTCAACATTTTCGGCGTTGTCGTGGCGTACTGGCTTGAATT CGGCACCTCCAAGTACAAGGACCCCAACTCTTCATTCATCTGGAGGTTTCCTGTGGCGTTCCAGATCGTACCCCTTATTctgctcttcatcatcatttGGTTCATGCCCGAATCGCCCCGCTGGCTCGTCAAGGTTGGTCGCGAGGACGAGGCCCGTTTCATCCTGCAGCGTCTGAGAGGCagcgagggcgaggaaggcgaacaggccgaggcagagctgcaggacatcatcaacatccgTAATCTGGAGGAAGAGACATCCAACCAGCAGGGCTATCTGCACATGCTCTTCGGCATCGGATCCGGCAAGCTGCACACTGGCCGTCGCGTACAGCTCGTCATTTGGCTCCAGATTCTGCAAGAGTGGATTGGCATTGCTGGCATCACCATCTACGGGCCTCAGATTTTCACAATTGCTGGCATCAGCGCTTCAGACCGTCTCTGGGTCAGCGGTGTCAACAATATTACATACATG TTTGCCACCTTGATCTGCGTCTTCACGCTCGACCGAATCGGTCGTCGATGGACACTGTACTGGGGCTCCGTAGGCCAAGGCATATGCATGTTCGTCGCGGGAGGTCTCGCACGCGCAACCATCAACGCCGACGACAGTAACCGCGCGCAGATTGGTGGTGCAGCCACCTTCTTCGTGTTCTTGTACACGGCCATCTTCGGAGCCACCTGGCTCACAGTTCCGTGGCTGTATCCCGCCGAGATCTTCCCTTTGCAAGTCCGTGCCAAGGGAAATGCATGGGGTGTCGTCGGATGGTCCATTGGCAACGGCTGGTGT GTGCTTCTCCTCCCCACCATTTTCGACAAACTCAACGAGAAGACGCTCTACATCTTTGGCGGCGTCAACGTGCTCACCATCTTCGTCGTGTGGGCGCTGTATCCTGAATCGAACCAGCGCACGCTCGAAGAGATGGACCTCGTCTTTGCGAGCGACAGTATCTGGACATGGGAGGCCGAGAAGAACTTTGCCAGACTCAAGGCGGAGAATCCACAGCTCGTGCAGGCCGCCAAGTCGGGCCACGGTGTGGTTGATCCCGAGAAGGGCGCCGAATCCCGAAAGGCAAGCCTGGTGCCTGGCCGGAGGGCAAGTTTCGTCCCGCGGGATGATGGGGCGGATGGGTCGAAGGGCATGTCGAATGACAATGACAAGTCGAGTGTCTCACATGTGTGA